A single window of Jeotgalibacillus haloalkalitolerans DNA harbors:
- a CDS encoding methylmalonyl-CoA mutase family protein has product MKTITKRRELLGSTIMTLRDSEFPGSTYDGWAGQVEKVLKGKPVQSLNIETLEGITIKPLYTDRPDHIDAHISRTWKSKAEWHLAQRGQGDSAEEVIGFMNEELKRGSEVAALDEKSSSIFNEVQAAEFLSLQDDLHIYIKCADLTPWQHVINNKRIKGILGRSCSTPDLDDEWLKGIIEIDQVQPELKSIILSSVPIHQKGANTVQELAFILSQAARVIQLAEKSGWSADKVISKMHAEFATGSDFFMEISKLRAFRAIWRHFTDQYQISANISISTETAGFTKLTQDEHTNMLRSGNEAFAAVLGGADYIYVRPYDCFKSASSSQAVRAARNIGLILKEEMFLQSLIDPAGGSYYIEHLTKEIAEKSWSRFCDFEDQGGLSAVYQDLMAEVKSTRDKRDYSVRTRKQSLVGMNKYAPADKTMVEHIPDTAGYDWDMLIQKVQKYPVNRIALVTVGELKDYKPRADFVKGVFAAAGVVPDFDRDQADVLIVCGADQAYDQLLTGVIEKKKPAQKMYIAGKVKSEGIDGCLYNGMDMVAFLENVLFTGIGGDHHEA; this is encoded by the coding sequence TTGAAAACGATTACAAAGAGGAGGGAGCTGCTTGGCAGCACGATTATGACATTAAGAGATTCTGAATTTCCGGGCTCAACATATGATGGATGGGCAGGGCAGGTAGAGAAAGTGTTAAAGGGGAAGCCTGTTCAATCCCTGAATATAGAAACTTTAGAAGGAATCACAATCAAGCCGTTATATACTGACCGGCCTGACCATATTGATGCTCATATATCCCGCACGTGGAAATCAAAGGCTGAATGGCACCTTGCACAGCGTGGGCAGGGGGACAGTGCAGAAGAGGTCATCGGTTTTATGAATGAAGAACTGAAAAGGGGCTCAGAAGTAGCAGCCTTAGATGAAAAATCTTCTTCAATATTTAATGAAGTACAGGCAGCTGAGTTTTTAAGCTTACAGGACGACTTACATATTTATATTAAATGTGCTGATTTAACACCATGGCAGCACGTAATTAACAACAAAAGAATCAAAGGAATATTAGGCAGATCGTGCAGTACGCCTGATCTTGATGATGAATGGTTAAAAGGGATCATTGAAATTGATCAGGTTCAGCCTGAATTAAAAAGCATAATCCTTTCAAGTGTGCCTATCCATCAAAAAGGAGCAAATACGGTACAGGAGCTCGCTTTTATCCTTTCCCAGGCCGCCAGAGTCATTCAGTTAGCTGAAAAATCGGGCTGGAGTGCTGACAAAGTAATTTCTAAAATGCACGCAGAGTTCGCGACGGGTTCAGACTTTTTTATGGAGATCTCAAAACTCAGAGCCTTCCGGGCAATCTGGCGTCATTTCACTGATCAGTATCAGATCAGTGCCAATATCTCAATTAGTACTGAAACGGCCGGCTTCACTAAGCTTACGCAGGACGAGCATACGAATATGCTGAGAAGCGGTAATGAAGCATTCGCAGCCGTTTTAGGCGGCGCAGATTATATATATGTCAGACCTTATGACTGCTTTAAATCTGCCTCATCCAGTCAGGCGGTGCGTGCTGCAAGAAACATCGGTCTGATCTTAAAAGAAGAAATGTTTTTACAGAGCCTGATTGATCCTGCCGGGGGCTCTTACTATATTGAACATTTAACGAAAGAGATTGCTGAAAAGTCATGGAGCAGGTTCTGCGATTTTGAAGATCAGGGTGGCCTGAGTGCGGTTTATCAGGATCTTATGGCTGAGGTCAAGTCAACAAGGGATAAAAGAGACTACAGCGTAAGGACAAGAAAGCAATCATTAGTCGGTATGAATAAGTATGCCCCTGCTGACAAAACCATGGTTGAACATATCCCGGATACAGCGGGTTACGACTGGGACATGCTGATTCAAAAAGTTCAAAAGTATCCTGTTAATAGAATTGCACTTGTGACAGTTGGTGAATTAAAAGACTACAAGCCACGCGCTGATTTTGTAAAAGGCGTTTTTGCTGCAGCCGGCGTTGTTCCTGACTTTGATCGTGACCAGGCAGATGTGCTCATTGTCTGTGGTGCTGATCAGGCTTACGATCAGCTATTAACGGGAGTAATCGAAAAAAAGAAGCCCGCACAGAAAATGTATATCGCAGGTAAAGTTAAAAGTGAAGGAATCGACGGGTGTCTTTATAACGGGATGGATATGGTGGCATTTCTGGAAAATGTTTTATTTACAGGGATTGGAGGAGATCATCATGAAGCCTGA
- a CDS encoding dihydrolipoamide acetyltransferase family protein, translating into MTMPQLGESVTEGTIEKWLVQPGDTVNKYDPIAEVNTDKVNAEVPSSFTGVIKELIASEGDTLEVGEVICSIEVEGGGSAEEPSVQEEPSAAAEEKQPAPEKKKSEPKKSNARYSPAVMKMSQEHGIDLSLVEGSGKEGRITRKDLQKIIDSGEIPVAKKEPVQESAPSEVKSEAPAKPSAPAPKQNIQSAPGDIEIPVTGVRKAIASNMLKSKHEAPHAWTMMEVDVTNLVQYRDSIKGDFKQKEGFNITYFAFFVKAVAQALKEFPQMNSMWAGDKIIQKKDINISIAVATDDALFVPVIKHADEKTIKGIGREINELAGKVRAGKLKSEEMQGGTFTVNNTGSFGSVQSMGIINHPQAAILQVESIVKRPVVMNNGMIAVRDMVNLCLSLDHRVLDGLVCGRFLQRVKEILENTSENTSVY; encoded by the coding sequence ATGACGATGCCTCAGCTTGGTGAATCAGTTACTGAGGGTACAATTGAAAAATGGCTCGTTCAGCCGGGAGATACTGTAAACAAATATGATCCGATTGCTGAAGTAAATACGGATAAAGTAAACGCTGAAGTACCATCTTCATTTACAGGAGTGATCAAAGAACTGATTGCAAGTGAAGGCGACACGCTTGAAGTTGGTGAGGTCATCTGTTCGATCGAAGTAGAAGGTGGAGGCTCGGCTGAAGAACCGTCTGTTCAGGAGGAACCTTCTGCAGCTGCTGAAGAGAAACAGCCAGCACCTGAGAAAAAGAAATCTGAGCCGAAGAAATCAAATGCAAGGTATTCTCCGGCCGTAATGAAAATGTCTCAGGAACATGGAATTGACTTATCATTAGTCGAAGGATCAGGTAAAGAAGGAAGAATTACAAGGAAGGATCTGCAAAAGATCATTGATTCAGGTGAAATTCCTGTTGCTAAGAAAGAACCAGTACAGGAATCTGCTCCTTCAGAAGTGAAGTCAGAAGCACCTGCAAAGCCTTCAGCCCCGGCTCCAAAACAAAATATTCAGTCTGCTCCGGGGGATATTGAAATTCCTGTAACAGGTGTGAGAAAAGCGATTGCGAGCAACATGTTAAAGAGCAAGCATGAAGCGCCTCATGCGTGGACAATGATGGAAGTGGACGTGACAAATCTTGTTCAATACCGTGATTCAATTAAGGGAGACTTCAAGCAGAAAGAAGGCTTTAATATTACGTATTTCGCTTTCTTTGTCAAAGCAGTTGCACAGGCATTGAAGGAATTCCCTCAAATGAATTCAATGTGGGCGGGAGATAAGATTATTCAAAAGAAAGACATCAATATTTCAATTGCAGTTGCAACAGACGATGCACTGTTTGTTCCGGTCATTAAGCATGCTGATGAAAAAACCATCAAAGGCATCGGTCGTGAGATTAACGAACTCGCAGGTAAAGTCCGCGCAGGAAAGTTGAAATCCGAAGAAATGCAGGGTGGCACGTTCACAGTGAACAATACCGGTTCATTCGGTTCGGTTCAGTCTATGGGCATTATCAATCATCCTCAGGCAGCGATCCTGCAGGTTGAATCAATTGTGAAACGTCCGGTTGTCATGAATAATGGCATGATTGCTGTACGTGACATGGTTAACCTTTGCCTATCGCTGGATCACCGTGTGCTTGACGGGCTCGTTTGCGGCCGCTTCCTGCAGCGTGTGAAGGAAATCCTTGAAAATACATCTGAAAATACATCCGTTTATTAA
- a CDS encoding alpha-ketoacid dehydrogenase subunit beta: MPVMSYIDAVTLAMKEEMERDERVFVLGEDVGKKGGVFKATNGLYDQFGEDRVIDTPLAESAIAGVGIGAAMYGMRPIAEMQFADFIMPAVNQIISEAAKIRYRSNNDWSCPMVIRAPYGGGVHGALYHSQSVEAVFANQPGLKIVMPSTPYDVKGLLKAAIRDDDPVMFFEHKRAYRLIKGEVPDEDYTIEIGKADVKREGEDITVITYGLCVHFALQAAERLAEDGYSVHVLDLRTIYPLDKEAIIEAASKTGKVLLLTEDTKEGSIMGEVSAIIAENCLFDLDAPIMRLAGPDIPAMPYAPTMEKFFMVNPDKVEKAMKELAEY, from the coding sequence ATGCCGGTAATGTCATATATTGACGCTGTTACATTAGCAATGAAAGAAGAAATGGAACGGGACGAGCGCGTGTTTGTCCTTGGAGAAGATGTAGGGAAAAAAGGCGGCGTATTTAAAGCGACCAACGGCCTGTACGATCAGTTCGGTGAAGACAGGGTGATTGATACACCACTTGCTGAATCAGCAATCGCTGGTGTGGGAATTGGAGCTGCGATGTACGGCATGCGTCCAATCGCTGAAATGCAGTTCGCAGACTTTATTATGCCGGCAGTTAACCAGATTATTTCTGAAGCGGCAAAAATCCGTTACCGTTCAAATAATGACTGGAGCTGCCCAATGGTCATTCGCGCACCTTATGGCGGTGGTGTACATGGTGCATTGTATCATTCTCAATCAGTAGAAGCGGTATTTGCAAATCAGCCTGGACTGAAGATTGTTATGCCATCAACACCATATGATGTTAAAGGCCTATTAAAAGCAGCGATCCGTGATGATGATCCTGTTATGTTCTTTGAGCATAAACGCGCGTACCGTCTGATCAAAGGTGAAGTGCCTGATGAGGATTATACGATTGAAATTGGTAAAGCCGATGTAAAACGTGAAGGAGAAGACATCACGGTTATCACATACGGATTATGTGTTCATTTTGCCCTTCAGGCTGCTGAGCGTCTTGCTGAAGATGGATACAGCGTACATGTGCTGGATCTCCGTACTATTTATCCACTTGATAAGGAAGCGATCATCGAAGCTGCTTCGAAGACAGGAAAAGTTCTCCTGTTAACAGAAGATACAAAAGAAGGCAGCATCATGGGTGAAGTATCAGCGATTATTGCTGAAAACTGCCTGTTTGACCTTGACGCACCAATTATGCGCCTGGCAGGTCCGGATATTCCGGCAATGCCTTATGCACCAACGATGGAGAAATTCTTCATGGTTAACCCTGATAAAGTAGAAAAAGCAATGAAAGAACTTGCTGAATACTAA
- a CDS encoding thiamine pyrophosphate-dependent dehydrogenase E1 component subunit alpha codes for MTKSRHEELGLSNDDVLKMYETMLMARRIDERMWLLNRSGKIPFVISCQGQEAAQVGAAYALDTEKDYALPYYRDMGVVLHFGMTARELMLSGFAKAEDPNSGGRQMPGHFGHKAKRIVTGSSPVTTQVPHAVGLALAGKMEKKDLVTFVTFGEGSSNQGDFHEGANFAGVHKLPVIFMCENNKYAISVPIEKQLACENVSDRAIGYGMPGITVDGNDPLEVYKAVKEAADRGRRGEGPTLVETVSYRLTAHSSDDDDRAYRSPDEVAKAKSLDPIITFGAYLKENGVMDDVLEKEINDRIMKEVNEATDYAEQAPYADPESALKYVYAEQE; via the coding sequence ATGACTAAATCACGTCACGAAGAATTAGGACTGTCTAATGATGATGTACTGAAAATGTATGAAACAATGTTAATGGCAAGACGAATTGATGAGCGCATGTGGTTATTAAACCGCTCAGGTAAAATTCCTTTTGTGATCTCATGTCAGGGACAGGAAGCCGCTCAGGTTGGTGCTGCATATGCGCTTGACACAGAGAAAGACTATGCACTGCCGTACTACAGAGACATGGGCGTTGTGCTTCACTTTGGTATGACTGCACGTGAATTAATGCTCTCAGGCTTTGCAAAAGCAGAAGACCCTAACTCAGGCGGCCGTCAGATGCCTGGACACTTTGGTCATAAAGCTAAAAGAATCGTAACAGGATCTTCTCCGGTTACAACTCAGGTGCCGCACGCCGTAGGTCTTGCACTTGCAGGCAAAATGGAGAAAAAAGATCTTGTGACATTTGTTACTTTCGGTGAAGGCTCTTCCAACCAGGGGGATTTCCACGAAGGAGCAAACTTTGCAGGGGTACATAAATTGCCGGTTATTTTCATGTGTGAAAATAACAAATATGCAATTTCAGTGCCGATTGAAAAGCAGCTTGCATGTGAGAATGTGTCTGACCGTGCAATCGGCTATGGAATGCCTGGTATTACAGTGGATGGAAATGATCCTCTTGAAGTATATAAAGCTGTAAAAGAAGCGGCTGACAGAGGACGACGCGGTGAAGGTCCTACACTTGTTGAGACAGTATCATACCGATTGACTGCCCACTCATCAGATGATGATGACCGTGCATACCGTTCACCGGATGAAGTAGCGAAAGCCAAATCACTTGATCCGATTATTACGTTTGGTGCTTATCTGAAGGAAAACGGCGTAATGGATGATGTACTTGAAAAAGAAATTAATGACAGAATCATGAAAGAAGTTAATGAAGCAACAGATTATGCAGAACAGGCGCCTTACGCTGATCCGGAATCTGCATTAAAATACGTATACGCAGAACAAGAATAA
- the lpdA gene encoding dihydrolipoyl dehydrogenase yields MAEEYDLVILGGGTGGYVAAIRASQLGLKTAIVEKGKIGGTCLHRGCIPSKALLRSAEVFATAKNADEFGVEISEAVLNFTKVQQRKQAIVDQLHKGVQHLMKQGKIDVFDGFGRILGPSIFSPMPGTVSVEMTDGTENEMLIPKNVIIATGSRPRSLPGLEVDGTYVLSSDETLELEELPKSMVIVGGGVIGIEWASMLNDFGVEVTVLEYADRIIPTEDADVSKEMEKLLKKKGIKIVTNAKVDAESVKTGEETSISAEVKGEAVEYKAEKILVSVGRSANTEGIGLENTDIQVENGFIKVNNKLQTKESHIYAIGDVIGGLQLAHVASHEGIHAVEHIANLDVEPIDYSLVSKCIYSSPEAASVGLTEQQAKEEGFDIKVGKFPFKAIGKALVFGKSDGFVKIIADKASNDILGVHMIGPHVTDMISEAGLARVLDATPWEVGQTIHPHPTLSEAIGEAALAVDGKAIHS; encoded by the coding sequence ATGGCAGAAGAATATGATCTCGTCATACTTGGCGGAGGCACAGGCGGCTACGTTGCAGCAATCAGAGCCTCTCAGCTTGGTTTGAAAACGGCGATTGTTGAAAAAGGAAAAATCGGCGGAACTTGCCTGCACCGCGGATGTATTCCGAGTAAGGCATTGTTAAGAAGCGCAGAAGTATTTGCGACAGCTAAAAATGCTGACGAATTCGGTGTTGAAATCAGTGAGGCAGTATTGAATTTCACGAAAGTTCAACAGCGCAAGCAGGCGATCGTCGACCAGTTGCATAAAGGTGTGCAGCATCTGATGAAGCAGGGTAAGATAGATGTCTTCGACGGTTTCGGAAGAATTCTTGGACCATCAATCTTTTCTCCGATGCCGGGGACGGTTTCTGTTGAGATGACAGATGGAACGGAAAATGAAATGCTGATTCCTAAAAACGTAATAATCGCAACAGGCTCAAGACCCCGTTCGCTACCTGGGTTGGAGGTTGACGGAACATACGTGCTGAGTTCAGATGAAACACTTGAGCTTGAGGAACTGCCAAAGTCTATGGTGATTGTCGGCGGCGGCGTAATCGGAATCGAGTGGGCTTCAATGCTGAATGATTTCGGTGTAGAAGTGACTGTGCTTGAATATGCAGATCGTATTATTCCTACTGAGGATGCAGACGTTTCTAAAGAAATGGAGAAGCTGCTGAAGAAAAAAGGAATTAAGATTGTCACAAACGCTAAGGTTGATGCAGAAAGTGTAAAAACCGGAGAAGAAACGTCAATCTCTGCCGAAGTAAAAGGAGAAGCAGTTGAATACAAAGCTGAAAAAATCCTGGTTTCAGTCGGCAGAAGTGCAAATACTGAAGGGATCGGCCTTGAGAACACTGACATTCAGGTGGAAAATGGCTTTATTAAGGTGAATAATAAGCTGCAGACGAAAGAATCACACATTTATGCAATCGGCGATGTAATCGGCGGTCTGCAACTTGCTCATGTGGCATCACATGAAGGGATTCATGCAGTTGAACACATCGCAAACCTGGATGTAGAACCGATTGATTACAGCCTTGTTTCCAAATGTATTTATTCAAGTCCGGAAGCTGCAAGTGTCGGTCTTACTGAACAGCAGGCTAAAGAAGAAGGATTTGATATTAAAGTCGGCAAGTTCCCATTCAAGGCTATAGGCAAGGCGCTCGTTTTTGGGAAATCAGACGGTTTCGTTAAAATTATTGCTGACAAGGCTTCAAACGATATCTTAGGCGTCCATATGATCGGACCTCACGTAACTGATATGATTTCTGAAGCAGGGCTTGCAAGAGTACTTGACGCGACACCTTGGGAAGTCGGACAGACGATCCATCCACACCCGACACTGAGTGAAGCGATTGGTGAAGCCGCATTAGCGGTCGATGGAAAGGCAATTCATTCTTAA
- the buk gene encoding butyrate kinase, whose translation MQDQQYRILVINPGSTSTKIGVFDSETAILEKTIRHETAEIDQFAKIIDQYQFRKKTILEALDEEGMNVSKLDAVCGRGGLLRPIEGGTYSVNDAMLKDLRQGYSGQHASNLGGIIAYEIAQGLNIPSFIVDPVVVDELSDTARVSGFSLIERKSIFHALNQKAVARRVAKELGKPYSESTFIVTHMGGGITVGVHQNGRVIDVNNGLHGDGPFSPERAGTVPAGDLVELCFSGDYYREEIMKMLVGQGGLVGYLGTNDAVKVEQMIQNGDEKAKQVYDAMAYQIAKEIGAASAVVRGKADAIILTGGLAYGKEFVSLISERVDWIADVIVQPGENELQALAEGALRVLRQEEQAKIYSAN comes from the coding sequence GTGCAGGATCAACAATACAGAATTTTAGTCATTAATCCTGGATCAACTTCAACGAAAATTGGAGTCTTTGACAGTGAAACTGCGATTTTAGAAAAAACAATTCGTCATGAAACTGCTGAAATTGATCAATTCGCTAAAATTATTGATCAATATCAGTTCAGAAAGAAAACCATTCTTGAAGCGCTTGATGAGGAAGGAATGAATGTATCGAAGCTGGATGCGGTCTGTGGCAGAGGTGGACTTCTGAGACCGATTGAAGGTGGAACGTACAGTGTAAATGATGCAATGCTGAAAGATTTGAGACAGGGGTACTCAGGTCAGCATGCTTCCAATCTGGGCGGTATCATTGCATATGAAATTGCGCAGGGATTAAACATTCCTTCCTTTATTGTAGATCCTGTAGTAGTCGACGAGTTGTCGGACACAGCAAGGGTCTCAGGGTTTTCTTTAATTGAACGCAAAAGTATTTTTCATGCACTGAATCAAAAAGCAGTTGCGCGCCGTGTGGCGAAAGAGCTTGGTAAACCATACAGTGAATCAACCTTTATTGTGACACATATGGGTGGCGGTATTACTGTCGGGGTACACCAGAATGGCAGGGTCATTGATGTAAATAACGGACTGCACGGGGATGGACCATTCAGTCCGGAGCGGGCAGGGACCGTACCGGCTGGAGACCTGGTGGAACTTTGTTTCTCAGGCGATTATTACAGAGAAGAAATTATGAAAATGCTCGTTGGACAGGGTGGGCTTGTTGGATACCTTGGAACCAATGATGCAGTTAAAGTAGAGCAAATGATTCAAAATGGAGATGAAAAAGCCAAACAGGTTTATGATGCAATGGCTTATCAGATAGCAAAAGAAATCGGTGCTGCTTCAGCAGTTGTCCGTGGGAAAGCAGATGCGATTATTTTAACCGGCGGTCTTGCTTACGGGAAAGAGTTTGTCAGCCTGATCAGTGAACGCGTTGACTGGATTGCGGATGTGATTGTCCAGCCGGGTGAAAACGAGCTCCAGGCACTTGCAGAAGGCGCACTGAGAGTACTCAGACAGGAAGAACAAGCGAAAATTTACTCAGCAAATTAG
- the bcd gene encoding branched-chain amino acid dehydrogenase: MELFTYMEKYDYEQLVFCQDKNSGLKAIIAIHDTTLGPALGGTRMWTYDSEEDAIEDALRLAKGMTYKNAAAGLNLGGGKTVIIGDPLKDKNEEMFRAFGRYIQGLAGRYITAEDVGTTVKDMDLIHEETDYVTGISPAFGSSGNPSPVTAYGVYRGIKAAANEAYGSDSLEGKTIAVQGVGNVAFTLCRHLHEEGAKLIVTDINKESVQRAVDEFGAKAVEPNEIYGVECDIFAPCALGAIINDNTLEVLKADVIAGAANNQLKETRHGDILHERGIVYAPDYVINAGGVINVADELYGYNRERAMKNVEKVYDNVARVFEIAKRDGVPSYLAADRMAEERIASMAKSRSQFLRSEHNILSRR; encoded by the coding sequence ATGGAACTATTTACTTATATGGAGAAATACGATTACGAGCAGCTGGTATTCTGTCAGGATAAAAACTCAGGATTAAAAGCAATTATTGCGATTCATGATACGACGCTTGGACCGGCATTAGGCGGAACAAGAATGTGGACATATGATTCTGAAGAAGATGCAATTGAAGATGCACTGCGTCTGGCTAAAGGAATGACTTATAAAAATGCAGCTGCCGGTCTGAATCTTGGTGGCGGTAAAACAGTTATTATTGGAGATCCGCTAAAGGACAAAAACGAAGAAATGTTCCGAGCTTTCGGCCGCTACATCCAGGGTCTGGCGGGACGCTATATCACAGCTGAAGATGTGGGTACAACCGTAAAAGATATGGACCTGATTCACGAAGAGACTGATTATGTAACAGGTATTTCACCTGCATTCGGTTCTTCAGGCAACCCATCACCGGTAACGGCATACGGCGTATACCGCGGTATAAAAGCTGCAGCTAACGAAGCTTACGGCAGCGACTCTTTAGAAGGTAAAACAATTGCAGTACAGGGAGTAGGAAACGTTGCCTTCACTCTTTGCCGTCACTTACATGAAGAAGGCGCGAAACTGATTGTAACTGATATTAATAAAGAATCTGTGCAGCGTGCAGTTGATGAGTTTGGTGCGAAAGCTGTTGAACCAAATGAAATTTACGGTGTCGAATGTGACATTTTCGCACCATGTGCACTTGGCGCGATTATTAATGACAACACACTAGAAGTGCTGAAAGCCGATGTGATTGCAGGAGCGGCAAATAATCAGCTGAAAGAAACAAGACACGGTGATATTCTTCATGAGCGAGGCATTGTATATGCACCTGACTATGTAATCAATGCAGGCGGCGTGATCAATGTGGCGGATGAGCTCTATGGTTATAACCGTGAACGCGCAATGAAAAATGTAGAAAAAGTATATGATAATGTAGCGCGCGTATTTGAAATTGCAAAACGCGACGGGGTACCAAGCTACCTTGCTGCTGATCGTATGGCCGAAGAGCGTATTGCAAGTATGGCGAAGTCAAGAAGCCAGTTTTTACGCAGTGAGCACAATATTTTAAGCAGAAGATAA
- the yqiS gene encoding phosphate butyryltransferase translates to MVRFDDLIRKAESAAGATVAVASAEDHEVLKAVAMAVEKQLASFILVGDEGKIGTMMQESFPALDQRAVKIHHADSAQSAALEAVRLVSSGAAGVLMKGHLETSVLLKAVLNKEVGLRTGNVLSHVALFEVPSIKRSIFVTDAAMNIAPDLTQKVQIIQNAVKIAHGAGVENPSVAPLAAVETVNPAMQATLDAAALTQMNRRGQIKGCVVDGPLALDNAVSESAAAHKGVTGPAAGQADILLVPSIEAGNILYKSLMYFGNSKVGAVISGAKAPIVLTSRADSAESKLYSLALAICTSY, encoded by the coding sequence TTGGTTCGTTTTGATGACTTAATCAGAAAAGCGGAATCAGCAGCAGGAGCTACGGTAGCTGTAGCATCAGCTGAAGATCATGAAGTATTAAAAGCAGTAGCGATGGCTGTTGAAAAACAATTAGCCAGTTTCATCCTCGTGGGTGATGAAGGAAAGATCGGGACAATGATGCAGGAGTCATTTCCTGCACTTGATCAGCGTGCTGTGAAAATCCATCATGCCGATAGTGCGCAGTCAGCAGCGCTAGAGGCAGTCAGGCTTGTCAGCTCCGGTGCTGCAGGTGTACTGATGAAGGGGCATCTAGAAACGTCAGTCCTGCTAAAAGCTGTATTAAATAAAGAAGTTGGCTTGAGAACAGGAAATGTACTGTCTCATGTGGCATTATTTGAAGTCCCATCCATAAAAAGAAGTATTTTTGTGACAGATGCAGCGATGAATATTGCACCGGATTTAACGCAAAAGGTACAAATCATTCAAAATGCAGTCAAAATTGCACATGGAGCAGGTGTCGAAAATCCGTCTGTTGCACCTCTGGCTGCAGTTGAGACTGTTAACCCGGCTATGCAGGCAACACTTGATGCTGCGGCTTTAACACAAATGAACCGCAGGGGTCAGATAAAGGGCTGTGTGGTTGACGGACCGCTTGCACTTGATAATGCAGTGTCAGAATCAGCCGCTGCCCATAAAGGGGTAACAGGACCTGCAGCAGGACAAGCTGACATACTGCTTGTACCATCTATTGAAGCGGGCAATATTTTATATAAATCACTGATGTATTTTGGAAACAGTAAAGTAGGTGCAGTGATATCGGGGGCTAAAGCACCGATTGTATTAACTTCAAGAGCAGACTCTGCTGAGAGTAAGCTCTACTCACTGGCACTTGCAATTTGCACATCATATTAA